The Beijerinckiaceae bacterium RH AL1 genome has a segment encoding these proteins:
- a CDS encoding putative sulfonate monooxygenase (MsuD) (ID:RHAL1_01402;~source:Prodigal:2.6), producing the protein MTEPHSNASHEPVKFAYWVPNVSGGLVISKIEQRTSWDIDYNRKLAQIAERSGFDYALSQIRFTAGYGADNQHEPVTFSQALLEATSKLKVIVALLPGPWNPAVAAKQIATLNVLYNGRAAVNVVSGWFRGEFTAIGEPWLDHDERYRRSEEFIRSLRGIWTQDDFTFAGDFYRFRNYSLKPKPIDPQPEIFQGGSSRAARDMAARVSDWYFTNGNTPEEIKKQVDDLRAKAKANGHAVKVGVNAFVIARDSEDEAKKVLAEIIEKADPEAVNAFGHEVKNAGKASPEGQGNWAKSSFDDLVQYNDGFRSNLIGTPQQIAERIVALKDAGADLILLAFLHFQEEVEYFGRTIIPLVREIESKRGGYRVAAE; encoded by the coding sequence ATGACCGAACCGCATTCCAACGCCTCGCACGAGCCCGTGAAGTTCGCCTACTGGGTGCCGAACGTTTCGGGCGGCCTCGTCATCTCGAAAATCGAGCAGCGCACGAGCTGGGACATCGACTATAACAGGAAGCTCGCGCAGATCGCCGAGCGCAGCGGCTTCGACTACGCGCTGAGCCAGATCCGCTTCACCGCCGGATACGGCGCCGACAACCAGCACGAGCCCGTCACCTTCAGCCAGGCGCTGCTCGAGGCGACGAGCAAGCTCAAGGTGATCGTCGCGCTGCTGCCGGGGCCGTGGAATCCCGCCGTCGCCGCCAAGCAGATCGCGACGCTCAACGTGCTCTACAACGGCCGCGCCGCGGTCAACGTCGTCTCGGGCTGGTTCCGCGGCGAGTTCACGGCGATCGGCGAGCCGTGGCTCGACCACGACGAGCGCTACCGCCGCTCGGAAGAGTTCATCCGCTCGCTGCGCGGAATCTGGACGCAGGACGATTTCACCTTCGCCGGCGACTTCTATCGCTTCCGCAACTACTCGCTGAAGCCGAAGCCGATCGATCCGCAGCCCGAGATCTTCCAAGGCGGCTCGTCGCGCGCGGCGCGCGACATGGCGGCGCGCGTCTCAGACTGGTACTTCACCAACGGCAACACGCCCGAGGAAATCAAGAAGCAGGTCGACGACCTCCGCGCCAAGGCGAAGGCCAACGGTCACGCGGTGAAGGTCGGCGTCAACGCCTTCGTCATTGCTCGCGACAGCGAGGACGAGGCGAAAAAGGTGCTGGCCGAGATCATCGAGAAGGCCGATCCCGAAGCGGTCAACGCCTTCGGTCACGAGGTGAAGAACGCCGGCAAGGCTTCGCCCGAAGGGCAGGGCAACTGGGCGAAGTCCTCGTTCGACGATCTCGTGCAGTACAATGATGGTTTTAGATCGAACCTCATCGGCACGCCGCAGCAGATCGCCGAGCGCATCGTGGCGCTGAAGGACGCCGGCGCCGACCTCATCCTGCTCGCCTTCCTGCACTTCCAGGAAGAGGTCGAGTATTTCGGCCGCACCATCATCCCGCTGGTCCGCGAGATCGAGTCGAAGCGCGGCGGCTACCGCGTCGCGGCGGAATAG
- a CDS encoding SfnB family sulfur acquisition oxidoreductase (ID:RHAL1_01403;~source:Prodigal:2.6) codes for MNVAIKAQAGSKAGVPGLPRPTEPAHVIRDDAEAIAVAEALAADFAREASERDLERRWPVAELDAFSQSGLWSINVPKAFGGPELSYVTLNKVIEIISAADPSLGQIPQNHLGVVAAIRTSSDEAQKKLLFAEVLKGTRFGNAFSEFGSKRAVDFETKFEDRGDHVVVNGKKFYSSGALLAHLVPIVALDAEGRAWYAIADRDAPGLTVIDDWSSFGQRTTLSGTVIIDNVKVPKTHLVPGYKGFEKPTADGAIFQVIQAAVDTGIARGAIEETIRFVKTSTRAWVDSGLDHAWQDPYTIQAVGDLSLRLHAAQALLEKAGLAVDAAVAEPSADSVAKAQIAVAEAKVLSTEIAIAATNKLFELGGTRSTLAVHNFDRHWRNARTHTLHDPVRWKYAILGNYALNGVNPPLHAWS; via the coding sequence ATGAACGTTGCCATCAAGGCGCAGGCCGGCAGCAAGGCCGGCGTCCCTGGGCTGCCGCGCCCGACCGAGCCGGCGCATGTGATCAGGGACGATGCCGAGGCCATCGCCGTCGCCGAGGCGCTTGCGGCCGACTTCGCCAGGGAGGCCTCCGAGCGCGATCTCGAGCGTCGCTGGCCCGTCGCCGAGCTCGACGCCTTCTCGCAAAGCGGGCTGTGGTCGATCAACGTGCCCAAGGCCTTCGGCGGCCCGGAGCTGTCCTACGTCACCTTGAACAAGGTGATCGAGATCATCTCGGCCGCCGACCCGTCGCTCGGCCAGATTCCGCAGAACCATCTCGGCGTCGTCGCGGCGATCCGCACCTCGTCGGACGAGGCGCAGAAGAAGCTCCTGTTCGCCGAGGTTTTGAAGGGCACGCGCTTCGGCAACGCCTTCTCCGAGTTCGGCTCCAAGCGCGCGGTCGACTTCGAGACGAAGTTCGAAGATCGGGGCGACCACGTCGTCGTCAACGGCAAGAAGTTCTACTCGTCCGGCGCGCTGCTCGCGCATCTCGTGCCGATCGTCGCGCTCGATGCGGAAGGACGCGCCTGGTACGCGATCGCCGACCGCGACGCGCCGGGGCTCACGGTGATCGACGACTGGTCGAGCTTCGGCCAGCGCACGACGCTCTCGGGAACGGTCATCATCGACAACGTGAAGGTGCCGAAGACGCATCTCGTGCCGGGCTACAAGGGCTTCGAGAAGCCGACCGCCGACGGCGCGATCTTCCAGGTCATCCAGGCCGCCGTCGACACCGGCATCGCGCGCGGCGCGATCGAGGAGACGATCCGCTTCGTCAAGACCTCGACGCGCGCCTGGGTCGATTCGGGTCTCGATCACGCCTGGCAGGACCCCTACACGATCCAGGCCGTCGGCGACCTGTCGCTGCGCCTGCATGCGGCGCAGGCGCTGCTCGAGAAGGCCGGCCTCGCCGTAGATGCCGCCGTCGCGGAGCCCTCGGCCGACAGCGTCGCCAAGGCGCAGATCGCGGTGGCGGAGGCCAAGGTGCTGTCGACCGAGATCGCGATCGCGGCGACGAACAAGCTGTTCGAGCTCGGCGGCACGCGCTCGACGCTGGCGGTGCACAACTTCGATCGCCACTGGCGCAACGCGCGCACACACACGCTGCACGATCCCGTGCGCTGGAAGTACGCGATCCTCGGCAACTATGCGCTCAACGGGGTGAACCCGCCGCTGCACGCCTGGAGCTGA